In Sesamum indicum cultivar Zhongzhi No. 13 linkage group LG1, S_indicum_v1.0, whole genome shotgun sequence, the sequence atctttttcttctcctacTCGCGCCGTTGCCGCCACTCGTCGTGCCATTCCGCCGCCGTCCGGCCACCGTTTGCCGGCGGACCACCACCACCCGACTCGCGCTGGGATGACGAAGCCGACCATTCGGTCAGATCATGGATCCGTTCAGTCGCCGGAATCTCCAACTCCGGCGGTAGGTGGCGGTCAAACGGGTTTGACcgagttgactcggtcaactcAACCGGTCAAACCCCCGGAACTGAGTCAGCAGCTGTTTTCGACACCGATGCCTCCAAAAAGAACGTTCGCTGAAGTCGTTGCACCCTCAAAAGCGCCGCAAACAGCTTCGCAGAAATTTTTCTTTGCAGATTCGCCACCGCCCTCCATCGGTGCGGTCTTGACTGATGAGAAGGGCCTTACACTGGTTTTTTCGGATGCGGAGACCGAAACCCTTGCAGCTCCCTTCCGATTGGCACTGGTTGGTAAATTCTCTCATGGAAAACCTCAATTACGACACCTGCATCGCCTTATTGCCGGACTGGGAGTCAAAGGCGCATTTACTGTCAGTATGCTTAATGCGAAGCATGTACTTATTTGTCTCTCCAACGAATCCGACTTCTCCTATCTTTGGTTGAGAAGAATTTGGCACATTCAAGGATTTCCGATGCGCATTTTCAAATGGACACCGTCATTCACACCGACACAGGAatcctaaaccctaaaccctaaaccctaaaccctaaaccctaaaccctaaaccctaaaccctaaaccctaaaccctaaaccctaaaccctaaaccctaaaccctaaaccctaaaccctaaaccctaaaccctaaaccctaaaccctaaaccctaaaccctaaaccctaaaccctaaaccctaaaccctaaaccctaaaccctaaaccctaaaccctaaaccctaaaccctaaaccctaaaccctaaaccctaaaccctaaaccctaaaccctaaaccctaaaccctaatccctaaaccctaaaccctaaaccctaatccctaaaccctaaaccctaaaccctaatccctaaaccctaaaccctaaaccctaatccctaaaccctaaaccctaaaccctaatccctaaaccctaaaccctaaaccctaatccctaaaccctaaaccctaaaccctaatccctaaaccctaaaccctaaaccctaatccctaaaccctaaaccctaaaccctaatccctaaaccctaaaccctaaaccctaatccctaaaccctaaaccctaaaccctaatccctaaaccctaaaccctaaaccctaatccctaaaccctaaaccctaaaccctaatccctaaaccctaaaccctaaaccctaaccctaaccctaaaccctaaaccctaaaccctaaaccctaaaccctaaaccctaaaccctaaaccctaaaccctagaccctaaaccctaaaccctagaCCCTAAACcgtaaaccctaaaccctacaCCCTAAActctaaaccctaaaccctaaaccctaatccctaaaccctaaaccctaaaccctaaaccctaaaccctaaaccttaaaccctaaaccctaaaccctaaagcctaaaccctaaaccctaaacgctaaaccctaaaccctaaaccctaaccctaaaccctaaaccctaaaccctaaaccctaaaccctaaaccctaaaccctaaaccctaaaccctaaaccctaaaccccaaaccccaaaccccaaaccccaaaccccaaaccccataccccaaaccccaaaccctaaaccctaaaccctaaaccctaaaccctaacccctTTGCTATGCTTATGAAGAAGAATAGGGAGCATGTGCTCGAAATGAATCAATCTTATCGACAACAAGGTGATAACGATCAGAGAATCTCTAGAAAACAGCAACAGACCTGTACCCTTAACCAAGCTGCTGATGAACTTCCCTCACCGCATGAGAACTACTATGATTTTGAAACTGAACTCAttgaagaaaaggaagaggaATCAGCGCATATGGACAGTGATCACTCCAACGAGGATAAGGATCCATGCAGACCGGCGTCGCCGTCTTCGTCAATGGAAGATTGTGCGATGAGAGGAAAGCACACACGTTCAGGATCCAGTGAAAGGGATTTTCAGCCAGGCATCAATTTCGACTTTGACACACCAAAAATGCATGAAGTGTCTAGAATTCTGACTAGAAGTAGATCAAAACATGTGGTGCCACCAACCCCACCCCGTTTCATATGAAGATCCTCCTTTGGAACATTCGGGGCATAGGAGAAGCCCATAAACAAAAACATGTGCATTGGAATTGTAAGAAACACAAACCGAAAATGCTTGTGATTATCGAGCCAAAGGTGAAACTGGATGAACAATATTTCTGGAAGACTGGGGGTTTTGACAAGGTCATCAGTAATTCTAATTCCAAAATTTGGTGCTTCATGAAAGAAGATCTTGACTGTGAAATCTTGATCTCTCAAGAGCAATTTCTGCACCTACGTATCTTTTCAGATTTCTGGCCAAATGGAATACTATGCACTTGGGTCTATGCTAAACACACCAGAGCAAAAAGACGGGAATTGTGGGATGCGCTCAGAAATGTTGATGACGGAGAAGAACCTTGGCTCCTTGGTGGAGATTTCAACACTGTTCTGTATTGtagtgaaagaaaaagaggcgCTGCTCCAAAAATTAGAACGATGGAGGATTTTGGAGACATGATGATGGACTGTGGTCTTCAGGATGCGGGATTCGAGGGATCTAAATTTACCTGGTCTAGGAGCAGACTTTGGCAACGTCTTGACAGGTTCTTATTCTCTCACACGTGGACCCAAGCATTCCCCTTATCTCGTATTCAGCACCTCACAAGGAACGTTTCGGATCATTGCCCGCTCCTTCTGTCggtcaaacaagaaaagaaaacaggtCCGACACCCTTCCGTTTCCAAAACATGTGGACTAAGCACCACGACTTCAAGCACTGTGTGACTACTTCGTGGCAGCATCCTATCCATGGCCATG encodes:
- the LOC110012451 gene encoding uncharacterized protein LOC110012451, with the translated sequence MTKPTIRSDHGSVQSPESPTPAVGGGQTGLTELTRSTQPVKPPELSQQLFSTPMPPKRTFAEVVAPSKAPQTASQKFFFADSPPPSIGAVLTDEKGLTLVFSDAETETLAAPFRLALVGKFSHGKPQLRHLHRLIAGLGVKGAFTVSMLNAKHVLICLSNESDFSYLWLRRIWHIQGFPMRIFKWTPSFTPTQESSIIPVWVRFLNSQLICFIRMLYLR